Proteins encoded in a region of the Bacillus sp. T3 genome:
- a CDS encoding oxygenase MpaB family protein, whose amino-acid sequence MTKNILEELPDTIEFWLKDTANCPENVDLARIRNATDLFQEHGIAITFLLSTSSLVNCYAARTGVKVLTFSYRLGQNAYRRIAETGQFVLHVMAPGGLEPEGQGIKAIQKVRLMHSSIRHLVQKTGRWNEKENGIPICQEDLLGTLLTFSIVIINGLRHLGNPLLPQ is encoded by the coding sequence ATGACCAAGAATATCCTGGAAGAATTACCTGATACGATCGAATTTTGGCTTAAGGATACAGCTAATTGCCCAGAAAACGTGGACTTGGCCAGAATAAGAAACGCAACCGATTTATTTCAGGAACATGGTATTGCCATTACCTTCTTATTATCAACATCCTCACTAGTGAATTGTTACGCAGCACGTACAGGTGTGAAGGTCCTTACATTCAGTTATCGTTTAGGTCAAAATGCATACCGCAGGATAGCAGAAACAGGTCAATTTGTTCTTCATGTCATGGCACCAGGGGGACTTGAACCCGAGGGACAAGGAATCAAAGCCATTCAAAAAGTCCGTTTAATGCATTCATCTATTCGGCATTTGGTTCAAAAGACCGGCAGATGGAATGAAAAAGAAAATGGCATCCCTATCTGTCAGGAAGATCTGCTTGGTACCCTCTTAACCTTTTCCATTGTCATTATAAATGGGCTTCGCCATTTGGGTAATCCCTTACTCCCTCAATAA
- a CDS encoding DsrE family protein — MKNKVILLASDQLGKGETALGEGILETFFTILKQKEDLPAAIFCMNRGVFTLTENSLVSLQLKELEEKGMDVLACKTCVDYYELNDQLVAGKISGMDHFIELASKYEVITLS; from the coding sequence TTGAAAAACAAAGTAATTTTACTTGCTTCAGATCAACTTGGCAAAGGAGAAACAGCACTTGGCGAAGGAATATTAGAAACCTTCTTCACTATTCTTAAGCAAAAAGAAGATCTGCCAGCGGCTATTTTTTGTATGAACCGCGGTGTGTTTACCTTAACGGAAAACTCACTTGTTTCTCTTCAATTAAAAGAACTGGAAGAAAAGGGTATGGACGTTCTTGCTTGCAAAACATGTGTCGATTATTATGAGCTAAATGATCAGCTTGTAGCTGGAAAAATCAGCGGGATGGACCATTTTATTGAGTTAGCCTCAAAATATGAAGTCATTACATTATCTTAG
- a CDS encoding sulfurtransferase TusA family protein — protein MYALDALKTMKIGEVLLVIADCPQSFRSVPEEAVKHGYQLLTKPKKVGQDIYFYIKVVNSTL, from the coding sequence ATTTATGCGCTGGATGCGCTTAAAACGATGAAAATCGGGGAAGTCTTACTAGTTATCGCTGACTGTCCACAATCCTTTCGAAGTGTCCCGGAAGAAGCCGTAAAACATGGCTACCAGCTCTTGACTAAACCGAAAAAGGTTGGGCAGGATATTTATTTTTATATTAAAGTAGTAAATAGTACCCTATAA
- a CDS encoding YeeE/YedE thiosulfate transporter family protein yields MSKALAIGMMISVVVTFIYIQNGSVALIKMAAPSTAIGGLLFGFGIVLAGGCETGMMYRAMEGQLLFWVVGAGNIVGATALAYGWDHLGIYHALAENWPKVNLIEQWGSMGALFGTIAMLAAWFLLSNWWEKRFRYGTGIKHQKNERISPVTKEV; encoded by the coding sequence ATGTCCAAAGCGCTTGCTATTGGGATGATGATCAGTGTAGTGGTCACATTTATTTATATTCAAAACGGTTCTGTCGCCCTTATCAAAATGGCTGCTCCGAGCACAGCGATTGGCGGTCTTCTCTTTGGCTTTGGGATTGTTCTTGCCGGCGGTTGTGAAACGGGCATGATGTATCGGGCAATGGAAGGCCAATTGTTATTCTGGGTAGTTGGCGCAGGAAATATTGTCGGTGCTACTGCTCTTGCCTATGGCTGGGATCACCTCGGCATCTATCATGCCCTTGCAGAAAATTGGCCGAAAGTGAACTTGATCGAGCAATGGGGATCTATGGGAGCTTTGTTCGGAACGATTGCCATGCTGGCTGCTTGGTTCTTACTATCAAATTGGTGGGAAAAACGGTTCCGTTATGGAACAGGAATCAAACATCAAAAAAACGAACGGATTTCTCCCGTTACAAAGGAGGTATAA
- a CDS encoding GntR family transcriptional regulator: protein MPNNNKKHSPAYLQSYEILRDKILNGELPSGTKIVEEKVAEELGMSRTPARESIKKLENEGLIVKKKVVSPTEADLRNMFQVRILLEGYSAKCAATYLPENELSSLWECVENGRKENIDEIMKANELFHEIIVNASNNRVMIDIIDKMSSIIYLFRRTVVYYNRPFLIDEHEEIYHAIRERDGQKAERLMQQHLQTDLDFWLHLINNNKGK, encoded by the coding sequence TTGCCAAATAATAATAAAAAACACAGTCCGGCCTATCTTCAATCTTATGAAATCCTGCGTGACAAAATTTTGAATGGAGAGCTTCCTAGTGGCACAAAAATTGTTGAGGAAAAAGTCGCCGAAGAATTAGGGATGAGTCGAACTCCGGCTCGAGAATCGATTAAAAAGCTGGAGAATGAGGGACTAATCGTAAAAAAGAAAGTTGTAAGTCCAACCGAGGCTGATTTACGAAATATGTTTCAGGTCCGAATACTGCTGGAAGGTTACTCAGCAAAATGTGCTGCAACCTATCTACCAGAAAACGAACTGAGCTCTTTATGGGAATGCGTAGAGAATGGACGGAAGGAAAATATCGACGAGATTATGAAAGCGAACGAACTGTTCCATGAAATCATTGTTAATGCCAGTAATAACCGTGTCATGATTGATATTATTGACAAAATGTCATCCATTATCTATCTTTTTCGACGAACAGTCGTTTACTACAATCGCCCTTTCCTAATTGATGAACATGAAGAGATATACCATGCAATTAGGGAGCGTGATGGCCAAAAGGCAGAACGTCTAATGCAACAGCATCTTCAAACTGATCTGGATTTTTGGCTGCACCTAATAAACAATAATAAGGGAAAATGA
- the mprF gene encoding bifunctional lysylphosphatidylglycerol flippase/synthetase MprF codes for MSKHYLKEKTVQFLKIIFPLILLVLATIEIKKFAMDLNIQLLQHEIGQVPIATLVFVLLITIGSIFPMFFYDAVIIKILGIKIPKKHLIKQALIVNSFSNLIGFGGIIGVMLRTYFYQKDEFGKGNLLRTIAIVSLFLLTGISLLSWITIVGYRNIPLLVHTKWLYLAVIGVALYLPTLMIITLWREKKNPDPSITIKVKCLLIFVSVLEWSAVLLVFWLLKSVLSISIPFGDLFAIFTVAACAGIVSLIPGGLGSFDLVFIWGVDYLGIQDEKVVVLLLLYRIGYFIIPFLVGAFLFIKAYWEKWNNTWGNLPNVFVQHISHWMLTILIFISGLILLLSAALPGIIERLKVAEDIFSLTIMSLSHQLSVATGFILLGLSRGIQYKVKRAYYLTIIVLSFAALFSLSKGFDYEEAIFLLVVALLLRLSKARFYREGYVLTWGKMIFDIFIILIITLMYLLIGYFNLPTSKFSIPTKFLPYIITDYHDLFYSAFIGLIIAIFIYCIGNFVGKSQKWPMETSRNQEEKIYEHINKYKGNVLTHLIFLHDKYVFWNSKDNVLFPFQKYADKIVVLGDLTGEKSEFPHAIEEFLTISDLYGYTPIFYESSNDMLPILHENGFDFFKLGEEAFVNLENFSLSGKKMKVMRANKNKFERENFIFEIIKPPLSDDLLQKLKTVSNEWLAGRREKGFSLGFFDEAYLNRSEIAILKNINEDVIGFASLMPVYDNNQTISVDLMRFIPSSPSGTMDFIFLSLFEWAKEKGYNQFNLGMAPLSNVGLSKYSFFSEKVAAQIYLHGQVFYHFQGLRKFKEKYNVTTWVPKYLAYRKRTSLPITMAQVTILIGKGKDIKKN; via the coding sequence TTGAGTAAACATTATTTAAAAGAAAAAACAGTTCAATTTTTGAAAATTATTTTTCCTCTAATATTATTAGTCCTTGCAACAATTGAAATAAAAAAATTTGCAATGGACCTTAACATTCAATTGCTCCAACATGAAATAGGTCAAGTACCGATAGCAACATTAGTCTTTGTCCTACTAATTACCATTGGATCCATTTTCCCTATGTTTTTTTATGATGCAGTTATCATAAAAATATTGGGAATTAAGATACCAAAAAAGCACCTTATTAAGCAAGCACTCATCGTCAATTCCTTTTCAAATTTGATTGGTTTCGGTGGTATTATCGGAGTAATGCTTAGAACGTATTTCTATCAAAAAGATGAGTTTGGGAAAGGGAATTTATTAAGAACCATTGCTATTGTTTCTTTATTTCTCCTTACGGGTATTTCCTTACTTTCCTGGATTACCATTGTGGGATATAGAAATATTCCCCTGTTAGTACATACTAAATGGCTTTATTTGGCTGTTATTGGCGTTGCATTGTACCTCCCTACTTTGATGATCATTACTTTATGGAGAGAGAAAAAGAATCCTGATCCATCTATCACAATAAAAGTGAAATGTTTGCTTATTTTCGTTTCTGTCCTGGAATGGTCAGCTGTCTTATTAGTTTTTTGGCTTTTAAAATCTGTTTTGAGTATCTCCATTCCTTTTGGAGATTTATTTGCTATTTTTACCGTTGCTGCATGTGCTGGAATTGTAAGCTTAATCCCAGGAGGTCTAGGTTCCTTTGACCTCGTTTTTATATGGGGGGTAGATTATTTAGGCATTCAGGATGAGAAAGTTGTTGTGCTGCTTTTGCTATATCGCATAGGCTATTTCATTATTCCATTTCTTGTAGGAGCTTTCCTTTTTATTAAAGCCTATTGGGAAAAGTGGAATAACACTTGGGGTAATTTGCCAAATGTATTTGTACAACATATCAGCCATTGGATGTTAACCATTTTGATATTTATTTCCGGGTTAATTTTGCTTCTTTCTGCCGCTTTGCCAGGTATTATTGAAAGGTTAAAAGTTGCTGAAGACATTTTTTCTCTCACTATAATGAGTTTATCTCATCAACTTTCAGTTGCAACAGGCTTTATTCTTCTTGGATTATCAAGGGGAATTCAATACAAAGTAAAACGCGCTTATTATCTCACAATTATAGTCCTATCCTTTGCTGCTTTATTTTCTCTTTCCAAAGGATTCGACTATGAAGAAGCCATCTTTTTACTCGTAGTCGCTTTGTTGCTTCGATTATCCAAAGCTCGATTCTATCGGGAAGGCTATGTATTGACTTGGGGGAAGATGATCTTTGATATTTTCATCATTCTCATCATTACACTTATGTATCTATTGATTGGGTATTTTAATTTGCCTACATCAAAATTCAGTATTCCAACAAAGTTTTTGCCATATATCATTACTGATTACCATGACTTGTTTTATAGTGCTTTCATCGGGCTGATAATAGCCATCTTTATTTATTGTATTGGTAATTTTGTGGGAAAATCCCAAAAATGGCCAATGGAGACATCAAGAAATCAGGAGGAAAAAATTTACGAACACATCAATAAATATAAGGGAAATGTATTAACACATTTAATCTTTTTGCATGATAAGTATGTTTTCTGGAATAGTAAAGACAATGTTTTATTTCCATTCCAAAAATATGCGGACAAAATTGTGGTGCTTGGCGACCTTACTGGGGAGAAATCAGAGTTTCCACATGCTATTGAGGAATTCCTAACCATTTCCGATTTATATGGGTATACGCCTATTTTTTATGAGAGTAGTAATGACATGCTTCCAATTCTTCACGAAAATGGTTTCGACTTTTTTAAACTTGGAGAGGAGGCATTTGTCAATTTGGAGAATTTCTCCCTATCTGGTAAAAAGATGAAGGTAATGAGGGCCAACAAAAATAAATTTGAGCGGGAAAATTTTATTTTTGAAATCATTAAACCTCCATTAAGTGATGATTTACTTCAAAAACTTAAAACAGTATCAAATGAGTGGCTTGCAGGTAGGAGGGAAAAGGGATTTTCACTCGGCTTTTTCGATGAGGCGTATCTTAATAGATCTGAAATAGCCATTTTGAAAAACATAAATGAGGATGTTATTGGCTTTGCCAGTCTAATGCCTGTTTATGATAATAATCAAACCATTTCCGTGGACTTAATGCGCTTCATACCTAGTTCGCCTTCAGGAACAATGGACTTTATATTTCTTTCGTTATTTGAATGGGCTAAAGAAAAAGGATATAACCAATTTAATTTAGGAATGGCCCCACTTTCCAATGTTGGGCTGTCTAAATATTCATTTTTTAGTGAAAAGGTAGCTGCCCAAATTTATTTACATGGACAAGTTTTCTATCACTTTCAAGGCTTAAGGAAATTTAAGGAAAAATATAATGTTACTACATGGGTACCCAAATACCTTGCCTATAGGAAAAGGACCTCATTGCCCATCACAATGGCACAAGTAACTATTTTGATTGGAAAAGGCAAAGACATTAAGAAAAATTAA
- a CDS encoding YeeE/YedE thiosulfate transporter family protein has product MNLYQKIFKEYWNPYIAISIAGLVSALYFGITGTVWAVTGEFTRLGGHILQWFGVDVSQWAYFQLVGLEGSPISRTDGWIVIGMLVGALITILLSNSFKIRIPKQKRRLIQGFIGGIIAGFGARLALGCNLAAFFTGVPQFSFHSWIFMLTTAIGTYFGVKVVNTKWWRGKPGTDERLDESSYHPACPKKEYPADLRADFCLPVSRSCSLLFRNR; this is encoded by the coding sequence ATGAATCTTTATCAAAAAATTTTCAAGGAATATTGGAATCCCTATATAGCCATCAGTATTGCAGGTCTGGTCAGTGCATTGTATTTCGGGATTACAGGTACAGTTTGGGCCGTTACGGGGGAATTCACCAGATTAGGCGGGCATATCTTACAATGGTTCGGTGTCGATGTATCGCAATGGGCGTATTTTCAGCTTGTAGGCCTCGAGGGCTCTCCTATCAGCAGGACCGATGGCTGGATTGTCATTGGAATGCTTGTTGGTGCGTTGATCACGATTTTACTAAGCAACAGTTTTAAAATCCGCATACCGAAACAAAAGCGACGATTAATCCAAGGATTTATTGGCGGAATCATTGCAGGTTTTGGGGCTCGGCTTGCCCTAGGGTGCAATTTGGCTGCCTTTTTCACAGGTGTACCTCAATTCTCGTTCCATTCCTGGATTTTTATGTTGACCACTGCCATTGGAACCTACTTTGGTGTCAAAGTCGTAAATACGAAATGGTGGCGGGGAAAACCTGGCACTGATGAAAGGCTCGATGAATCCAGCTATCACCCAGCATGTCCAAAAAAAGAATATCCAGCCGATCTTAGGGCTGATTTTTGTCTTCCTGTATCTCGCTCTTGTAGTTTACTTTTTCGCAACAGATAA